In Clostridia bacterium, the sequence CATTCAACAAAGGGTGAGGCAGGCCGTCGAAGGCATGACCGGCCTGAAAGTAGTAGAGGTAAATGTGCATGTCCAAGGTGTCAATTTTCCCCAGCCGGAACCGGCAGAAGAGGAACAGCGAGTGAGGTAAGCTGAAAGGAGTTGCGCTCTGATGAAACCTTACCAGCGAGTACTGGTGAGCATTTACAGCCTGTTATTTGCTGTCCTGGCATTATTAGTCTTGTTGGTGGCTTTAGGCTGGCACCAGCCTCTTGACGAGTTTCAGGCACTTTTGGCTCAGGAACAAACTCGCTGGATAATAGCAGCCGTTGCAGCTGTCGTTTTTCTCGTCGCTGTAAGGTTATTATTCAGCAGTTTCGGTGCTCCCCCCATGACGCAAGCAAGGGTACAACAGACAGGGTTAGGCGAAGTCCACATTACCATCAGTGCTTTGGAAAACATGGTAAAAAAAGCCTTGCACAACATGTCCGGGGTGTCTCAAGTCAGGCCGCGCATTAAGTGCAACTCCGAGGGAATAGCGGTATTCGTCAAGGTGCAGTTGGCGCCTGAAATGAACATCCCTCAGACTACTGCCCAAATACAGTCTGCCATTCAAGAATACCTGGAAACTTATACAGGCATGAAGCTGCTGGAAGTCAGGGTATTAGTAGAAGACGCTCCCCCAGAGCCCCGGGCCAGGGTTGAGTAATCGAGGTGATGATGATTGAATTGGGATGAAATATTCAATAAGGTTTGGCAGCATCACCGGGGTAAAGTCATCGGAATCGGGTTAGGATTATTATTCGGTTTGCTGGCAGTATCCGTCGGGTTATGGAAAACCCTTTTTATCGCCATCTGTATTGGGATTGGTTACCTGGTCGGTAAGCGGGCTGATGAAAAAGGAGACTTGCAGAAACTGTTAAACAAGTGGTTTGGTGATTAATTGTTTTTTGGGGTGACAGTATTGGGAAGACGACTTGCACGGGAAAAAGCTTTGCAAATACTGTTTCAAATTGACGTAGGCAGGATCCGTCCCGAAAAAGCCTTGCACTACAGCTTTCAGGAAGAAGATTTATCCAGCGATGAAAAAGAATTCGCCACAACACTGGTTCTTGGGACCTTGGAGCATCTCGAAGAAGTGGACAAGTTGATTTCCCAGCACTCCCGTGACTGGCCGTTAAACAGGATCGCCAATGTGGACCGGAATATCCTGCGCCTGGCCGTTTTTGAGTTCTTGCATGTACCCGACATTCCACCTAACGTAACTATTAATGAAGCCATAGAATTGGCCAAGGTTTTTAGCGGGGAAGGAGCCGGTGCCTTTGTCAACGGTATTCTGGACCAAATCCGGCGCCATATTGTTCAAGAACAACCGCAAGAATAACATACCGGGGAGGCCAACAGTGAAAGCGGTTTTAGGTATTGACACAAGTTGCTATACCACATCTTTGGCTTTAATGAGTATTGATGGCCATCTCCTCGCGGAACACCGCCGTCTCCTGACCGTGCCACAGGGAGAAAGAGGATTACAACAGTCCCGGGCGGTGTTTCAACATGTCCAAAACATAGCAGGAGTCTTTCAAGCCGTCGAGCCCGGGCTGCGAGACGTAGAACTGGTGGCCGTAGCGGCCAGTACCAAGCCGCGGCCTGTCGATGGTTCTTATATGCCGGTGTTTACCGTTTCAGAAGCCTTTGGGCGGGTGCTGGCAAGTACGCTGGGAGTGCCCTTTTGGGGTACCACCCATCAGGAGGGACACTTACTGGCAGGGCTCTGGTCCGGTAAGGCCGGTCTGCCACCTGCTTTCTTAGCCGTACATTTGTCCGGGGGAACCTCGGAACTACTGCACGTAACCGTTAAGCCCGGGGAAGCAAAGCTGGCCATTGAGATCCTG encodes:
- the amaP gene encoding alkaline shock response membrane anchor protein AmaP, whose amino-acid sequence is MKPYQRVLVSIYSLLFAVLALLVLLVALGWHQPLDEFQALLAQEQTRWIIAAVAAVVFLVAVRLLFSSFGAPPMTQARVQQTGLGEVHITISALENMVKKALHNMSGVSQVRPRIKCNSEGIAVFVKVQLAPEMNIPQTTAQIQSAIQEYLETYTGMKLLEVRVLVEDAPPEPRARVE
- a CDS encoding DUF2273 domain-containing protein, with product MNWDEIFNKVWQHHRGKVIGIGLGLLFGLLAVSVGLWKTLFIAICIGIGYLVGKRADEKGDLQKLLNKWFGD
- the nusB gene encoding transcription antitermination factor NusB, translating into MGRRLAREKALQILFQIDVGRIRPEKALHYSFQEEDLSSDEKEFATTLVLGTLEHLEEVDKLISQHSRDWPLNRIANVDRNILRLAVFEFLHVPDIPPNVTINEAIELAKVFSGEGAGAFVNGILDQIRRHIVQEQPQE